In Brachypodium distachyon strain Bd21 chromosome 2, Brachypodium_distachyon_v3.0, whole genome shotgun sequence, one genomic interval encodes:
- the LOC100845493 gene encoding ABC transporter G family member 37 — MDREIHRVTSLRRDSSLWRRGDDVFSRTSSRFQQDEEDDEEALRWAALERLPTYDRVRRGMLSVEEGGDKVEVDVGRLGAHESRALIERLVRAADDDHEQFLLKLKERMDRVGIDYPTIEVRFDKLNVEAEVRVGNRGLPTLINSVSNTVEAIGNALHIFPSRKQPMTVLHDVSGIVKPRRMTLLLGPPGSGKTTLLLAMAGKLDKELKVSGKVTYNGHGMDEFVPQRTAAYISQHDLHIGEMTVRETLAFSARCQGVGTRYEMLTELARREKAANIKPDHDIDVYMKASAMGGQESSIVTEYILKILGLDICADTLVGNEMLRGISGGQRKRVTTGEMLVGPAKALFMDEISTGLDSSTTYQIVNSLRQTIHILGGTAVISLLQPAPETYNLFDDIILLSDGQVVYQGPRENVLEFFEFTGFKCPSRKGVADFLQEVTSKKDQEQYWFRSDRPYRFVPVKQFADAFRSFHVGESIVNELKEPFDRTRSHPAALATSKYGVSRMELLKATIDRELLLMKRNAFMYIFKAVNLTLMAFIVMTTFFRTNMRRDVTYGTIYLGALYFALDTIMFNGFAELAMTVMKLPVFFKQRDLLFFPAWAYTIPSWILQIPITFIEVGVYVFTTYYVIGFDPSVARFFKQYLLLLAINQMSSSLFRFIAGIGRDMVVSHTFGPLSLLAFAALGGFILARPDVKKWWIWGYWISPLSYAQNAISTNEFLGNSWNIIPAGANETIGVTVLKARGIFTTAKWYWIGLGAMVGYTLLFNLLYTVALSVLSPLTDSHPSMSEEELKEKHANLTGQALAGQKEKKSRKQELELSRITERNSVDSSGSRKGLVLPFAPLSLTFNDTKYSVDMPEAMKAQGVTEDRLLLLKGVSGSFRPGVLTALMGVSGAGKTTLMDVLAGRKTGGYIEGDITISGYPKKQETFARISGYCEQNDIHSPHVTVYESLVFSAWLRLPSEVDSERRKMFIEEVMDLVELTSLRGALVGLPGVNGLSTEQRKRLTIAVELVANPSIIFMDEPTSGLDARAAAIVMRTVRNTVNTGRTVVCTIHQPSIDIFEAFDELFLMKRGGEEIYVGPVGQNSANLIRYFEGIDGISKIKDGYNPATWMLEVSSSAQEEMLGIDFAEVYRRSDLYQRNKELIKELSTPPPGSRDLNFPTQYSRSFVTQCLACLWKQNWSYWRNPSYTAVRLLFTIVIALMFGTMFWDLGKKTRRSQDLFNAMGSMYAAVLYIGVQNSGSVQPVVVVERTVFYRERAAGMYSAFPYAFGQVAIEFPYVMVQTLIYGVLVYSMIGFEWTVAKFLWYLFFMYFTLLYFTFYGMMAVGLTPNESIAAIISSAFYNVWNLFSGYLIPRPKLPVWWRWYSWICPVAWTLYGLVSSQFGDLQHPLDGGTFPNQTVAQFITEYFGFHHDFLWVVAVVHVCFTVLFAFLFSFAIMKFNFQRR; from the exons ATGGATCGTGAGATCCACCGGGTGACGAGCCTGCGTCGGGACAGCTCGCTATGGCGGCGGGGCGACGACGTGTTCTCGCGGACGTCGTCGCGGTTCCAgcaggacgaggaggacgacgaggaggcgctgcggtgggcggcgctggagcggcTGCCAACGTACGACCGTGTCCGGCGCGGGATGCTGTCCGTGGAGGAAGGCGGGGACAAGGTCGAGGTGGACGTGGGCCGGCTGGGCGCCCACGAGAGCCGCGCCCTCATCGAGCgcctcgtccgcgccgccgacgacgaccacGAGCAGTTCCTCCTCAAGCTCAAGGAGCGCATGGACAGGGTCGGCATCGACTACCCCACCATCGAGGTCCGGTTCGACAAGCTCAACGTGGAGGCCGAGGTCCGCGTCGGCAACCGCGGGCTCCCCACGCTCATCAACTCCGTCTCCAACACCGTCGAG GCTATCGGAAACGCGCTCCACATCTTCCCCAGCCGGAAGCAGCCCATGACCGTCCTCCACGACGTCAGCGGGATCGTCAAGCCCCGGAGGATGACGCTTCTGCTGGGACCTCCTGGCTCTGGCAAGACGACGCTGCTGCTGGCGATGGCCGGGAAGCTCGACAAGGAGCTCAAGGTCTCCGGGAAGGTCACCTACAACGGCCACGGGATGGACGAGTTCGTCCCGCAGAGGACCGCCGCGTACATCAGCCAGCATGACCTCCACATTGGGGAGATGACCGTGAGGGAGACGCTGGCATTCTCAGCGCGGTGCCAAGGTGTCGGCACTAGATACG AGATGCTTACTGAGTTGGCGAGAAGAGAAAAGGCCGCAAACATCAAGCCTGATCATGATATTGATGTCTACATGAAG GCCTCAGCTATGGGAGGACAAGAATCAAGTATTGTGACAGAATACATACTGAAG ATATTAGGATTGGATATTTGTGCTGACACATTGGTAGGAAATGAGATGCTAAGGGGTATATCTGGTGGTCAACGGAAGCGTGTCACAACAG GTGAAATGCTTGTTGGTCCAGCAAAAGCACTGTTCATGGATGAGATATCCACTGGACTGGATAGCTCTACCACGTACCAGATTGTGAATTCTCTTAGGCAGACAATCCACATCCTTGGTGGAACTGCTGTCATCTCCTTGCTCCAGCCAGCTCCTGAAACATACAACTTGTTTGACGACATTATACTCCTCTCGGACGGTCAGGTTGTGTACCAGGGCCCCCGAGAAAATGTGCTAGAGTTCTTTGAGTTCACGGGCTTCAAATGCCCTAGCAGAAAGGGTGTTGCTGATTTTTTACAGGAG GTGACATCAAAGAAAGACCAGGAGCAGTACTGGTTCAGGAGTGACAGGCCATACCGTTTTGTGCCTGTGAAGCAATTTGCGGATGCATTCCGTTCCTTCCATGTGGGCGAGTCGATAGTGAATGAGCTGAAAGAGCCATTTGATAGGACCAGGAGCCACCCTGCTGCTCTGGCTACTTCAAAGTATGGTGTCAGCAGGATGGAGTTGCTCAAAGCCACTATTGATAGAGAGCTTCTACTCATGAAGAGGAATGCGTTTATGTACATATTTAAAGCTGTGAAT CTAACGCTAATGGCGTTCATCGTGATGACTACATTTTTCCGTACCAACATGCGCCGTGATGTTACTTATGGAACGATCTATTTGGGGGCATTGTACTTTGCTCTCGACACAATAATGTTTAATGGTTTTGCGGAACTTGCCATGACTGTCATGAAACTTCCTGTCTTCTTCAAGCAGAGggatcttcttttctttcctgcaTGGGCTTACACCATACCGTCGTGGATTCTTCAGATTCCTATCACATTTATTGAAGTCGGAGTTTATGTTTTCACCACATATTATGTCATTGGATTTGATCCCAGTGTAGCCAG GTTCTTCAAGCAGTATCTGCTGCTCCTTGCGATCAATCAGATGTCATCTTCGCTGTTCCGCTTCATTGCTGGAATTGGAAGAGACATGGTTGTGTCTCACACCTTTGGACCCTTATCATTGTTGGCTTTCGCAGCATTGGGTGGCTTTATCCTTGCAAGAC CTGATGTAAAGAAGTGGTGGATTTGGGGTTACTGGATATCTCCGCTATCATATGCACAGAATGCTATTTCAACCAACGAATTTCTGGGGAACAGTTGGAACATA ATTCCTGCTGGAGCAAATGAGACCATAGGAGTTACCGTGCTTAAAGCTCGTGGTATCTTTACGACAGCTAAGTGGTACTGGATTGGGCTTGGTGCCATGGTGGGATACACTCTCCTCTTCAACCTGCTCTACACCGTAGCCCTTTCAGTTTTGAGTC CATTGACAGACTCTCACCCATCAATGTCTGAAGAGGAATTAAAAGAAAAGCATGCAAATTTAACAGGTCAAGCTCTAGCGGGtcagaaggaaaagaaatctAGGAAACAGGAATTGGAATTGTCTCGCATTACTGAGCGAAACTCAGTGGATTCTAGTGGTAGCAGGAAGGGTTTGGTACTTCCATTTGCACCACTCTCACTTACCTTTAATGACACAAAATACTCAGTGGACATGCCAGAG GCAATGAAAGCACAAGGAGTAACAGAAGATCGCCTGCTGCTTTTGAAGGGTGTTAGTGGTTCTTTCAGGCCAGGGGTACTTACTGCATTAATGGGTGTGAGCGGTGCTGGCAAGACAACGTTGATGGATGTTTTAGCGGGTAGGAAAACCGGAGGTTATATAGAGGGGGATATCACCATCTCAGGCTATCCAAAGAAGCAAGAGACCTTTGCTCGTATATCAGGATACTGTGAGCAAAATGACATTCATTCACCGCATGTGACAGTATACGAATCACTTGTATTTTCTGCATGGCTGCGGCTTCCTTCAGAGGTTGAttcagaaagaagaaag ATGTTCATTGAGGAGGTCATGGATCTCGTAGAGCTCACATCATTGAGGGGTGCACTTGTTGGGCTTCCTGGGGTGAATGGTCTATCAACTGAGCAACGCAAGAGGTTAACTATTGCGGTGGAGCTTGTTGCTAACCCGTCGATCATTTTTATGGATGAACCAACATCCGGTCTTGATGCTCGAGCAGCTGCAATTGTGATGAGGACTGTTAGGAATACTGTGAACACTGGCAGGACCGTTGTTTGCACCATTCACCAACCAAGTATTGACATATTTGAGGCATTTGATGAG CTTTTCCTGATGAAgaggggaggagaagaaataTATGTTGGTCCAGTGGGCCAAAATTCCGCAAATTTGATCAGGTACTTTGAG ggaaTCGATGGCATTAGTAAGATAAAGGATGGCTATAACCCAGCAACATGGATGCTGGAAGTGAGCTCCAGTGCCCAGGAGGAAATGCTCGGTATTGATTTCGCTGAAGTCTACAGACGATCAGATCTATATCA AAGGAACAAGGAACTAATAAAGGAGCTAAGCACACCACCTCCCGGCTCTAGAGATCTCAACTTTCCTACGCAGTACTCTAGGTCATTCGTTACACAGTGCCTAGCTTGCTTGTGGAAGCAAAACTGGTCATATTGGAGAAACCCATCCTACACAGCAGTGAGATTACTCTTCACCATCGTCATTGCGCTAATGTTTGGAACGATGTTCTGGGACCTCGGAAAGAAAAC CCGAAGATCACAGGATCTATTTAATGCCATGGGATCAATGTATGCTGCGGTTCTTTACATTGGAGTGCAAAACTCTGGATCTGTTCAACCAGTTGTGGTGGTGGAGCGAACAGTCTTTTACCGAGAAAGAGCAGCTGGCATGTATTCAGCTTTCCCATATGCATTTGGACAG GTTGCCATTGAATTTCCATACGTCATGGTTCAGACTCTGATATATGGAGTGCTAGTCTATTCAATGATTGGATTTGAGTGGACTGTTGCCAAGTTCTTGTGGTACCTGTTCTTCATGTACTTCACGCTGCTATATTTCACATTCTACGGGATGATGGCTGTAGGCTTGACACCAAACGAGAGCATAGCAGCTATCATCTCATCCGCATTCTACAACGTATGGAACCTCTTCTCAGGATATCTTATCCCCCGACCT AAACTCCCTGTTTGGTGGAGGTGGTACTCATGGATTTGCCCAGTGGCGTGGACGCTATATGGACTGGTTTCCTCCCAGTTTGGTGATCTCCAGCATCCACTCGACGGTGGCACTTTCCCAAACCAAACCGTGGCTCAGTTTATCACGGAGTACTTCGGCTTCCATCACGACTTCTTGTGGGTGGTCGCAGTGGTGCATGTTTGTTTTACCGTGCTGTTTGCATTCCTGTTCAGTTTCGCCATCATGAAGTTCAACTTCCAGAGGAGATAG